A single window of Cellulomonas sp. NTE-D12 DNA harbors:
- a CDS encoding DMT family transporter: protein MSRRGALLLAAMGVIWGVPYLLIKVAVADVSPVDVVFARTAVGALLLLPFARRFGGLRALRGHWPAVLGFAVLEIVLPWILLSNAERTLTSSTTGLLVATVPVVAVVLGRVVDRQPVAAVRWAGLAVALGGIVLLLGPGAAANDPWAVVQVLLAALGYATAPIIADRYLRDVPTIPLTATCLGLTALLYLPFTLLTGHPHLPGLHAALALLALGVVCTGLAFVLFFRLIAEVGAARSTLVAYLNPVVAVALGAAVLHEPVTLTVLLATALILVGSAAASRRGSRGTGSVGRRGTEPMVVAAGSAVAAAPAVGAASAAAPRRTDEPEQCPAQS, encoded by the coding sequence ATGAGCCGGCGCGGCGCGCTGCTGCTGGCCGCCATGGGTGTGATCTGGGGCGTCCCGTACCTGCTCATCAAGGTCGCCGTGGCCGACGTGAGCCCGGTCGACGTCGTCTTCGCCCGAACCGCCGTCGGGGCGCTGCTGCTCCTGCCGTTCGCCCGCCGCTTCGGCGGCCTGCGGGCGCTGCGCGGGCACTGGCCGGCGGTCCTCGGCTTCGCCGTCCTCGAGATCGTGCTGCCGTGGATCCTGCTGTCCAACGCCGAGCGCACGCTCACCAGCTCGACGACCGGCCTCCTGGTGGCGACCGTGCCGGTCGTCGCCGTGGTGCTCGGCCGCGTCGTCGACCGGCAGCCCGTGGCCGCGGTCCGATGGGCGGGGCTGGCGGTCGCGCTCGGCGGGATCGTGCTGCTGCTCGGACCCGGGGCGGCAGCGAACGACCCGTGGGCCGTCGTCCAGGTGCTTCTCGCCGCGCTGGGCTACGCCACCGCCCCGATCATCGCGGACCGCTACCTCCGCGACGTGCCGACCATCCCCCTCACCGCCACCTGCCTGGGTCTGACCGCTCTGCTGTACCTGCCGTTCACGCTGCTGACCGGGCACCCGCACCTGCCCGGGCTGCACGCCGCGCTGGCGCTCCTCGCACTCGGCGTCGTCTGCACCGGTCTCGCGTTCGTGCTGTTCTTCCGCCTCATCGCCGAGGTCGGTGCCGCACGGTCGACGCTGGTCGCCTACCTGAACCCCGTGGTCGCCGTCGCGCTCGGCGCAGCGGTGCTCCACGAGCCCGTCACGCTCACCGTGCTGCTGGCGACCGCGCTGATCCTGGTGGGGTCCGCAGCGGCGTCCCGGCGCGGCTCGCGGGGCACCGGTTCCGTGGGCCGGCGCGGCACGGAGCCCATGGTGGTGGCGGCTGGGTCGGCCGTGGCCGCTGCTCCAGCGGTGGGTGCTGCGTCTGCCGCGGCGCCGCGGCGGACCGACGAGCCGGAGCAGTGCCCGGCACAGTCCTGA
- a CDS encoding ribonuclease J codes for MSHPHPELTLPPALAAGALRIVPLGGLGEVGRNMSVLEFDGRLLVIDCGVLFPEDNQPGVDLILPDFDYIRDRLDDIEAIVLTHGHEDHIGAVPYLLRLRQDIPLVGSQLTLAFVEAKLKEHRITPLTLPVREGQTEQLGVFECEFVAVNHSIPDALAVAVRTPAGTVLNTGDFKMDQLPLDGRITDLRAFARLGEQGVDLFMVDSTNAEVPGFVTGEREIGPVLDRVFAESTRRIIVASFASHVHRVQQVLDAAAMHERRVALVGRSMVRNMTIAAELGYLHVPEGVLVDQKQVDDLPDDQVVFMCTGSQGEPMAALSRIANGDHRISVGPGDTVILASSLIPGNENAVFRVINGLTRLGARVVHSGNAKVHVSGHASAGELLYVYNVLRPRNVMPIHGEVRHLVANAALAVRTGVPADRVVLAEDGVVVDLVDGRASVAGAVPCGYVYVDGSSVGGITEAELKDRRILGDEGFVSIFAVVSSADGKVLAGPQIHARGVAEQDSVFDAVLPELSAALEEAARSSSVDTYQLQQVVRRVVGRFVASRLRRRPMIIPVVVEA; via the coding sequence GTGAGCCACCCCCACCCCGAACTCACCCTGCCCCCGGCCCTGGCGGCCGGCGCGCTGCGCATCGTCCCGCTCGGCGGCCTCGGTGAGGTGGGCCGCAACATGTCGGTCCTCGAGTTCGACGGTCGCCTGCTGGTGATCGACTGCGGCGTGCTGTTCCCCGAGGACAACCAGCCCGGCGTCGACCTGATCCTCCCGGACTTCGACTACATCCGGGACCGGCTGGACGACATCGAGGCGATCGTGCTCACGCACGGTCACGAGGACCACATCGGCGCGGTGCCCTACCTGTTGCGGCTGCGCCAAGACATCCCTCTGGTCGGCTCCCAGCTGACGCTGGCCTTCGTCGAGGCCAAGCTCAAGGAGCACCGGATCACGCCGCTGACCCTGCCCGTGCGCGAGGGGCAGACCGAGCAGCTCGGCGTCTTCGAGTGCGAGTTCGTCGCGGTCAACCACTCGATCCCGGACGCGCTGGCGGTGGCTGTGCGCACGCCCGCGGGCACCGTGCTCAACACCGGCGACTTCAAGATGGACCAGCTCCCGCTGGACGGACGGATCACCGACCTGCGCGCCTTCGCTCGGCTCGGTGAGCAGGGCGTCGACCTGTTCATGGTCGACTCGACCAACGCCGAGGTACCCGGGTTCGTGACGGGCGAGCGCGAGATCGGCCCCGTGCTGGACCGGGTGTTCGCCGAGTCGACCCGCCGGATCATCGTCGCGTCGTTCGCCTCGCACGTGCACCGCGTCCAGCAGGTGCTCGACGCTGCCGCGATGCACGAGCGCCGGGTCGCCCTCGTGGGGCGCTCGATGGTCCGGAACATGACGATCGCGGCCGAGCTGGGCTACCTGCACGTCCCGGAGGGGGTGCTGGTCGACCAGAAGCAGGTCGACGACCTGCCGGACGACCAGGTCGTCTTCATGTGCACCGGGTCCCAGGGCGAACCGATGGCGGCGCTGTCGCGCATCGCGAACGGCGACCACCGCATCAGCGTCGGCCCCGGCGACACGGTGATCCTGGCCTCGAGCCTGATCCCCGGGAACGAGAACGCCGTGTTCCGCGTCATCAACGGCCTGACCCGGCTCGGTGCGCGCGTCGTGCACTCCGGCAACGCCAAGGTGCACGTCTCCGGGCACGCCAGCGCCGGTGAGCTGCTCTACGTCTACAACGTCCTGCGGCCGCGCAACGTGATGCCGATCCACGGCGAGGTGCGGCACCTCGTCGCGAACGCCGCGCTGGCCGTCCGCACCGGCGTCCCCGCCGACCGCGTGGTCCTGGCGGAGGACGGCGTGGTGGTCGACCTGGTCGACGGGCGCGCCTCCGTGGCCGGTGCCGTGCCGTGCGGCTACGTCTACGTCGACGGCTCGAGCGTGGGCGGCATCACCGAGGCCGAGCTGAAGGACCGCCGGATCCTGGGCGACGAGGGCTTCGTGTCCATCTTCGCCGTCGTCAGCTCGGCGGACGGCAAGGTGCTCGCCGGGCCGCAGATCCACGCGCGCGGTGTCGCCGAGCAGGACTCCGTGTTCGACGCCGTGCTGCCGGAGCTGTCCGCGGCACTGGAGGAGGCGGCCAGGTCGAGCTCGGTCGACACGTACCAGCTGCAGCAGGTGGTGCGCCGGGTGGTCGGTCGGTTCGTGGCGAGCCGTCTGCGGCGCCGGCCGATGATCATCCCGGTGGTCGTCGAGGCCTGA
- a CDS encoding MFS transporter codes for MPESPYRRLLRLPGVTPLVLVALVARVPHAMTGVVLTLHVVGHLHLGYGRAGLAAGAMTVGMAIGAPWRGRRVDRLGLRRALLPSVVVESAVWLVAPRLGYVPLLGAVFVAGLFLVPVFSVVRQSLAALVPLGQQRTAFALDSVATELTFMLAPAVGVVLATRASSTLALTVIGVATVGAGLLLMWFDPPTTSPRGADVDAQPAGDPEGHVVGRGARVMATPGLLVILGACTAAALVLNGTDVSIIAALRSTGHEASVGWMIALWCLGSVIGGLVYGSGRREVHPLGLVALLAALTLPAALATTQAQLAVAVVVAGLPCAASLSAINAALVRSVPEGRRGEVMGWSGTANTVGAALGAPLGGLVIDHVGPRAGFLAAGGVGLVLTVGALVLRRVARAVGGRSTEDLDGGEVAVAVPPTADGDEEPADRRGGRDQAAPTR; via the coding sequence ATGCCTGAGAGCCCGTACCGACGGTTGCTGCGCCTGCCCGGCGTGACACCGCTGGTGCTGGTCGCTCTCGTCGCACGGGTCCCCCACGCGATGACAGGAGTGGTGCTGACCCTCCACGTCGTCGGGCACCTGCACCTCGGCTACGGGCGCGCCGGTCTCGCGGCCGGGGCGATGACCGTCGGGATGGCGATCGGCGCACCGTGGCGCGGTCGACGGGTCGACCGGCTCGGGCTGCGACGCGCCCTGCTGCCGTCGGTCGTCGTCGAGTCGGCGGTCTGGCTGGTCGCACCGCGCCTCGGGTACGTGCCGTTGCTCGGCGCGGTGTTCGTCGCCGGGCTCTTCCTGGTGCCGGTGTTCTCGGTGGTTCGTCAGTCGCTGGCCGCGCTGGTCCCCCTGGGTCAGCAGCGCACGGCCTTCGCGCTCGACTCGGTCGCCACCGAGCTCACCTTCATGCTGGCGCCGGCCGTCGGCGTGGTGCTGGCGACCAGGGCGTCCAGCACGCTCGCGCTCACGGTGATCGGCGTCGCGACGGTCGGCGCCGGGCTGCTGCTCATGTGGTTCGACCCGCCCACCACCTCGCCTCGGGGGGCGGACGTCGACGCGCAGCCGGCCGGCGATCCTGAGGGCCACGTGGTCGGTCGCGGTGCGCGGGTGATGGCCACTCCGGGGCTGCTGGTGATCCTGGGAGCCTGCACCGCCGCGGCGCTCGTCCTCAACGGCACGGACGTGTCGATCATCGCCGCCCTGCGCAGCACCGGCCACGAGGCCTCGGTCGGCTGGATGATCGCGCTGTGGTGCCTCGGCTCCGTCATCGGCGGACTGGTCTACGGCAGTGGCCGGCGGGAGGTGCACCCCCTGGGGCTCGTCGCCCTGCTCGCGGCCCTCACGCTGCCCGCAGCCCTCGCCACGACGCAGGCGCAGCTCGCCGTGGCCGTCGTCGTCGCCGGCCTGCCGTGCGCCGCGAGCCTGTCGGCGATCAACGCCGCCCTGGTCCGCTCGGTCCCGGAGGGCCGACGCGGCGAGGTGATGGGCTGGAGCGGGACGGCCAACACCGTGGGTGCCGCGCTCGGCGCACCGCTCGGCGGGCTGGTGATCGACCACGTCGGTCCACGAGCCGGCTTCCTCGCTGCCGGCGGCGTGGGCCTCGTCCTGACGGTCGGTGCGCTGGTGCTGCGCCGCGTCGCACGCGCGGTCGGCGGGCGGTCCACGGAGGACCTGGACGGCGGTGAGGTTGCCGTCGCCGTACCGCCCACCGCCGATGGCGACGAGGAGCCGGCGGACCGACGAGGTGGCCGGGACCAGGCGGCGCCGACGCGCTGA
- a CDS encoding DNA translocase FtsK, giving the protein MVRGVWMGAAHVVGGSARRVGRGARDLDPAHRRDGLAFTLLGLAVVVGAREWFGLSGTAGTAVHGAVAGAFGRVGLVLPLVLAWFAVRLMRHPDLGPANSRIGIGVGAIAVSVCGIFHVAAGVPTTGHLAAVRAAGGLVGLAVGTPLATLLTPVVAVILLVLLALFGLLVVTATPVNQVIPRIRSAWSAVAHHGTPEDEDDDAPLVIREGHTAEEPVEPSKRRGLLGRRKDRAEAAAAAAAERLEAYEGDEAFERAALVAKHTGSEDTDHLAPLDPADVEAARAADTVPTTVVTPDAGVLTSTGLAAPPTRGVPRGEQPMLSGDVLYLLPSEDVLTKGAPHKVRSAANDRVVEALTNVLEQFEIDAQVTGFTRGPTVTRYEVELGPAIKVERVTALSKNIAYAVASADVRILSPIPGKSAIGIEIPNTDRETVALGDVLRSAAAKRSEHPMIIGVGKDVEGGYVVANLAKMPHLLVAGATGAGKSSFVNSMIVSILMRATPDEVRMILVDPKRVELTVYEGIPHLITPIITNPKKAAEALEWVVKEMEARYDDLAMFGYKHIDDFNAGVRAGKVQPLPESKRKIAPYPYLLVIVDELADLMMVAPRDVEASIQRITQLARAAGIHLVLATQRPSVDVVTGLIKANVPSRLAFATSSLTDSRVVLDQPGAEKLIGQGDALFLPMGAAKPMRTQGAWVTESEIHAVVEHVKTQLKPVYRPDVTAAPAKKQVDDDIGDDLDLLLQAAELVVTTQFGSTSMLQRKLRVGFAKAGRLMDLLESREIVGPSEGSKAREVLVKPDDLPGTLALLRGEPAADDMDDDEYLEEDAADDRRDAPW; this is encoded by the coding sequence ATGGTGCGCGGGGTGTGGATGGGTGCGGCGCACGTCGTCGGTGGCTCGGCGCGCCGGGTCGGCCGCGGTGCACGGGACCTCGACCCTGCGCACCGTCGGGACGGGCTCGCCTTCACGCTGCTCGGGCTGGCCGTCGTCGTGGGGGCGCGGGAGTGGTTCGGCCTGTCCGGCACCGCCGGCACGGCCGTGCACGGCGCCGTCGCGGGAGCCTTCGGACGCGTCGGCCTGGTGCTGCCGCTGGTGCTGGCCTGGTTCGCCGTCCGGCTGATGCGCCATCCCGACCTCGGTCCGGCGAACTCCCGGATCGGCATCGGCGTCGGTGCGATCGCGGTGTCCGTGTGCGGCATCTTCCACGTCGCGGCGGGGGTGCCGACGACCGGTCACCTCGCTGCCGTCCGCGCGGCCGGCGGGCTCGTCGGACTCGCCGTCGGCACCCCGCTCGCGACGCTGCTCACGCCGGTCGTCGCCGTCATCCTGCTGGTGCTGCTCGCGCTCTTCGGGCTGCTCGTCGTCACCGCGACCCCGGTGAACCAGGTGATCCCGCGCATCCGGTCGGCCTGGTCCGCGGTGGCGCACCACGGCACGCCGGAGGACGAGGACGACGACGCGCCCCTGGTGATCCGCGAGGGACACACCGCCGAGGAGCCCGTCGAGCCGTCGAAGCGGCGCGGGCTGCTCGGCCGGCGGAAGGACCGCGCGGAGGCGGCAGCTGCCGCGGCGGCGGAACGGCTCGAGGCCTACGAGGGTGACGAGGCGTTCGAGCGGGCCGCGCTCGTCGCCAAGCACACGGGCAGCGAGGACACGGACCACCTCGCACCGCTCGACCCGGCCGACGTCGAGGCGGCCCGCGCGGCGGACACCGTCCCGACCACCGTGGTGACGCCCGACGCGGGCGTGCTGACCAGCACCGGCCTGGCCGCACCGCCGACGCGCGGCGTGCCGCGTGGCGAGCAGCCGATGCTGTCCGGTGACGTGCTGTACCTGCTGCCGTCCGAGGACGTGCTGACCAAGGGAGCCCCGCACAAGGTCCGCTCGGCGGCGAACGACCGGGTGGTCGAGGCGCTGACCAACGTGCTGGAGCAGTTCGAGATCGACGCCCAGGTCACGGGGTTCACGCGGGGCCCGACGGTCACGCGGTACGAGGTCGAGCTCGGCCCTGCCATCAAGGTGGAGCGGGTCACGGCGCTCAGCAAGAACATCGCCTACGCCGTGGCGAGCGCCGACGTCCGCATCCTCTCGCCCATCCCCGGCAAGTCCGCGATCGGCATCGAGATCCCGAACACGGACCGCGAGACGGTGGCCCTCGGAGACGTGCTGCGGTCGGCCGCCGCCAAGCGCAGCGAGCACCCGATGATCATCGGCGTCGGCAAGGACGTCGAGGGCGGCTACGTGGTGGCCAACCTGGCGAAGATGCCGCACCTGCTGGTCGCCGGCGCGACCGGTGCCGGCAAGTCGAGCTTCGTCAACTCGATGATCGTCTCGATCCTCATGCGGGCCACGCCGGACGAGGTCCGGATGATCCTGGTCGACCCCAAGCGGGTCGAGCTGACGGTCTACGAGGGCATCCCGCACCTGATCACGCCCATCATCACCAACCCGAAGAAGGCCGCCGAGGCCCTCGAGTGGGTGGTCAAGGAGATGGAGGCCCGGTACGACGACCTGGCGATGTTCGGGTACAAGCACATCGACGACTTCAACGCCGGCGTCCGGGCCGGCAAGGTGCAGCCGCTGCCGGAGTCGAAGCGCAAGATCGCGCCGTACCCGTACCTCCTGGTGATCGTCGACGAGCTGGCCGACCTGATGATGGTGGCCCCACGAGACGTCGAGGCGTCGATCCAGCGGATCACCCAGCTGGCCCGCGCCGCCGGCATCCACCTGGTCCTCGCCACCCAGCGACCGTCGGTCGACGTGGTGACCGGCCTGATCAAGGCCAACGTGCCGTCGCGGCTCGCCTTCGCCACGTCGTCGCTGACCGACTCGCGCGTGGTGCTCGACCAGCCGGGAGCGGAGAAGCTCATCGGCCAGGGCGACGCGCTGTTCCTGCCGATGGGCGCCGCCAAGCCGATGCGCACGCAGGGCGCCTGGGTGACCGAGAGCGAGATCCACGCGGTCGTCGAGCACGTGAAGACGCAGCTCAAGCCCGTCTACCGGCCGGACGTCACGGCGGCGCCGGCCAAGAAGCAGGTGGACGACGACATCGGCGACGACCTCGACCTGCTGCTGCAGGCGGCGGAGCTGGTGGTCACCACCCAGTTCGGCTCCACCTCGATGCTGCAGCGCAAGCTGCGGGTGGGCTTCGCGAAGGCCGGCCGGCTGATGGACCTGCTCGAGTCGCGCGAGATCGTCGGCCCGTCCGAGGGCTCGAAGGCGCGCGAGGTGCTCGTCAAGCCCGACGACCTGCCTGGGACGCTCGCCTTGCTCCGCGGGGAGCCGGCGGCGGACGACATGGACGACGACGAGTACCTCGAGGAGGACGCCGCCGACGACCGGCGCGACGCCCCGTGGTGA
- the dapA gene encoding 4-hydroxy-tetrahydrodipicolinate synthase produces the protein MPAVTSSTRPFGSVLTAMVTPMTPDGAVDVAAAVALAQHLVDQGNDGLVLSGTTGEAPTTHAPEKAELVSAVVEAVGDRAFVVAGAGSNDTAHAVRMAEQAADAGAHGLLVVSPYYSRPSQDGLATHIESVADATELPVMVYDIPGRAGVRVQPATLDRLAEHPRIVAVKDATGDTYGAAKAIERTGLAWYSGDDSAFLTLLAVGAVGIVSVVGHIATPGLATIARCWVSGDHAGALAAFRQIMPAVDALNGAGMQAPTAKAALQLLGLLPSRATRLPIVPLSDAELGALRTDLVRAGLLDLVAG, from the coding sequence ATGCCCGCCGTGACGTCCTCCACCCGTCCCTTCGGGTCCGTGCTCACCGCGATGGTCACCCCGATGACGCCGGACGGCGCCGTCGACGTGGCCGCTGCCGTCGCGCTCGCGCAGCACCTGGTGGACCAGGGCAACGACGGTCTCGTGCTCAGCGGCACCACCGGCGAGGCGCCGACCACCCACGCACCGGAGAAGGCGGAGCTGGTCTCCGCAGTGGTCGAGGCCGTGGGGGACCGCGCCTTCGTCGTCGCCGGCGCCGGTTCCAACGACACGGCGCACGCGGTGCGGATGGCCGAGCAGGCCGCGGACGCCGGCGCACACGGTCTGCTGGTCGTGAGCCCGTACTACTCACGTCCGTCGCAGGACGGCCTCGCGACGCACATCGAGTCGGTCGCCGACGCCACCGAGCTCCCGGTGATGGTCTACGACATCCCGGGCCGCGCCGGGGTCCGCGTGCAGCCCGCGACGCTGGACCGGCTGGCCGAGCATCCCCGCATCGTCGCCGTCAAGGACGCGACGGGTGACACCTACGGTGCCGCCAAGGCGATCGAGCGCACCGGCCTGGCGTGGTACTCGGGCGACGACTCGGCGTTCCTCACGCTGCTCGCCGTGGGCGCCGTCGGCATCGTGTCCGTCGTCGGCCACATCGCGACCCCCGGCCTCGCCACCATCGCCCGCTGCTGGGTGTCCGGCGACCACGCCGGTGCGCTCGCGGCGTTCCGCCAGATCATGCCCGCGGTCGACGCCCTCAACGGTGCCGGCATGCAGGCTCCCACCGCCAAGGCAGCGCTCCAGCTGCTCGGCCTGCTGCCCAGCCGGGCCACCCGGCTGCCGATCGTGCCGCTCAGCGACGCCGAGCTCGGTGCGCTGCGCACGGACCTGGTGCGCGCAGGCCTGCTCGACCTCGTCGCCGGCTGA